Proteins from one Rosa chinensis cultivar Old Blush chromosome 7, RchiOBHm-V2, whole genome shotgun sequence genomic window:
- the LOC112178434 gene encoding uncharacterized protein LOC112178434 gives MVVDDCGGGVRFVGGGLERPRSDQGVVLGEKDPKGIWVLAEVVEEEAVTTDEGEGMRKDMKQFVATCDQCLRQSYEAINPPGLLNPLPISENVWLDISMDFVDGLPNSSGKNAIMVVVDRLTKYSHFIGVTHPYSAKTIAEVFLKEIFRLHGMPKMIVSDRDPIFLSNFWKDFFKLQGRMVVQHHTPFYYQDDILRSTIRLPTSSVLLYMLGSISVQIVDEALQQRDELLRNLKSNMEFAIGDWVYLKLHPYRQKSLVKLPANKLAPRYYGPFQITARIGQLPYKLALPHQARLHPVFHVSLLKWRIGDMKHVSPTLPPFDESGELIWSPEAILDMQAVKHKKHQVTQWLIKWTGLPVEDATWESAQEIVSRFPSFSS, from the exons ATGGTAGTGGATGATTGTGGCGGGGGTGTAAGGTTCGTTGGCGGAGGGTTGGAGAGGCCTAGATCTGACCAAGGGGTAGTGTTGGGTGAAAAAGACCCAAAAGGAATTTGGGTATTAGCAGAAGTGGTAGAGGAAGAGGCGGTGACTACGGATGAGGGGGAAG GTATGAGGAAGGATATGAAGCAGTTTGTGGCTACATGTGACCAATGCCTGCGCCAGTCCTATGAGGCTATTAACCCTCCGGGACTTCTCAATCCCTTACCAATTTCGGAGAACGTTTGGCTTGACATCTCCATGGACTTCGTGGATGGCCTCCCTAATTCTTCCGGCAAGAACGCGATCATGGTTGTAGTTGATAGACTAACCAAGTACAGCCACTTCATCGGTGTCACTCACCCATACTCGGCCAAAACAATTGCCGAGGTCTTCCTCAAGGAAATCTTCCGTTTGCACGGTATGCCCAAAATGATTGTGTCTGATCGTGATCCCATTTTCCTGAGCAATTTCTGGAAGGATTTCTTCAAACTTCAAG GCCGAATGGTGGTTCAACACCACACACCATTCTACTATCAAGATGACATCCTTCGAAGCACTATACGGCTACCCACCTCCTCCGTCTTGCTATACATGCTGGGATCGATTTCTGTCCAAATTGTTGATGAGGCCTTACAACAAAGGGATGAACTCCTCAGGAATTTGAAATCCAACATG GAATTTGCAATTGGGGATTGGGTTTACCTGAAGCTACATCCTTATCGCCAGAAGTCCCTCGTGAAACTCCCTGCCAACAAATTGGCCCCAAGATATTACGGTCCATTCCAGATCACGGCACGCATTGGGCAACTGCCCTACAAACTTGCTTTGCCCCATCAAGCACGCCTCCACCCAGTGTTCCATGTGTCCTTGCTGAAATGGCGAATCGGCGACATGAAACATGTTTCACCCACCTTGCCTCCATTTGATGAGAGTGGCGAACTCATCTGGTCTCCAGAAGCGATCCTCGATATGCAGGCCGTGAAACACAAGAAGCACCAGGTTACTCAATGGCTTATCAAATGGACCGGGCTCCCAGTGGAGGACGCCACTTGGGAATCAGCTCAAGAGATTGTCTCTCGTTTCCCTTCCTTTAGCAGCTGA